A window of the Gemmatirosa kalamazoonensis genome harbors these coding sequences:
- a CDS encoding Ig-like domain-containing protein yields the protein MLSSSHRVAVVLPLVSLVSLLAACGGGGGEQPAATPASITAVEPPGGTLSAVVGSPVAVRVRVADAQGNALRGVPVSWSTFAGGVSATSSTTDVGGVATTTWTLGPAAGTQSLSATAGSAPSLTFTATATADRAATVTIARDTTIALVPGARVRFTATVRDRYGNPASAIVRWSTSDVNVASIDSVGNFQAFNAGAVSVIAVADTARARSPP from the coding sequence ATGCTTTCCTCGTCGCACCGTGTCGCCGTCGTCCTCCCGCTCGTGTCGCTGGTGTCGCTGCTCGCCGCGTGCGGCGGTGGGGGCGGCGAGCAGCCCGCCGCCACGCCCGCGTCCATCACCGCTGTCGAGCCGCCGGGCGGAACGCTCTCCGCCGTCGTCGGCTCGCCGGTCGCGGTCCGGGTGCGCGTCGCGGACGCACAGGGCAACGCGCTGCGCGGCGTCCCGGTCTCGTGGAGCACGTTCGCCGGCGGCGTGTCGGCCACGTCCAGCACGACGGATGTGGGCGGCGTCGCGACCACGACCTGGACGCTCGGTCCCGCGGCCGGTACGCAGTCGTTGAGCGCGACGGCCGGCTCGGCCCCATCGCTGACGTTCACTGCGACGGCCACCGCCGACCGCGCCGCCACCGTGACGATCGCCCGCGACACGACCATCGCGCTCGTGCCGGGCGCGCGCGTGCGCTTCACCGCGACGGTGCGTGACCGCTACGGCAATCCGGCCTCGGCGATCGTGCGCTGGTCGACGAGCGACGTGAACGTCGCGTCGATCGACAGCGTCGGGAACTTCCAGGCGTTCAACGCCGGCGCCGTGTCGGTCATCGCCGTCGCCGACACGGCGCGCGCGCGCAGTCCACCGTGA